Proteins from one Salinispora arenicola genomic window:
- a CDS encoding FtsK/SpoIIIE domain-containing protein: protein MVEACGLVTVHRVTGVINVPRIIRIRSHSPSTETVYVRMLLGQTPKLWEEASEALAVALRADRVGVERVGPQVIALIVQRSEPFDQVIVPPDLPADADATSLGRVYLGETEYGTDWHAPLIGEHWLVSGATGSGKNSVTWMALRACAPLIRDGLVRLHVVNPKGTELNALKPVAYRYAEADSDIVELLSGYWEIMQDRKRTLAEQGRRTFDMSRHTPLDLLLVDELGAVTGYGDRSLTRGAQAVLPLILSQARALGGTVIGALQEPTKDVIPQRDLFSLRVCLRSTSAGHPDMVLGEDMRRRGALADEIPNEESSAGIGFVVKQRSRTPMRVRAAYCDDTDIADLVRLAGWPHTELATTG, encoded by the coding sequence GTGGTGGAGGCGTGTGGCCTGGTCACGGTCCACCGGGTCACCGGCGTGATCAATGTTCCGCGCATCATCCGGATCCGCTCGCACTCCCCGTCCACCGAAACCGTCTACGTCCGGATGCTGCTGGGTCAGACTCCGAAGCTGTGGGAGGAAGCCTCCGAAGCTCTGGCGGTGGCGTTACGGGCGGACCGGGTCGGGGTGGAGCGCGTCGGACCGCAGGTCATCGCCCTGATCGTGCAACGTTCGGAGCCGTTCGATCAGGTGATCGTGCCGCCGGATCTTCCCGCTGATGCGGACGCGACCAGTCTGGGCCGGGTGTACCTGGGCGAAACCGAGTACGGCACCGACTGGCACGCGCCCCTGATCGGGGAGCACTGGCTCGTCTCCGGCGCCACCGGCTCCGGCAAAAACAGCGTCACCTGGATGGCGCTTCGGGCATGTGCTCCGCTGATCCGAGACGGCCTGGTCCGCCTCCACGTGGTCAACCCCAAAGGCACCGAACTCAACGCGCTGAAGCCGGTCGCGTACCGGTACGCCGAAGCGGACAGCGACATCGTGGAGCTGCTGTCCGGCTACTGGGAGATCATGCAGGACCGCAAGCGCACCTTGGCGGAGCAGGGCCGCAGAACCTTCGACATGTCCCGCCACACACCCCTCGACTTGCTGCTCGTCGACGAGCTGGGTGCGGTCACCGGCTACGGAGACCGATCACTAACTCGGGGTGCTCAGGCGGTGCTGCCGCTGATCCTGTCCCAGGCCCGCGCACTCGGCGGCACCGTAATCGGCGCGTTGCAGGAGCCGACCAAGGACGTGATTCCGCAGCGGGATTTGTTCAGTTTGCGGGTGTGTCTGCGGTCCACCTCCGCCGGGCATCCCGACATGGTCCTCGGTGAGGACATGCGCCGCCGGGGCGCTCTGGCCGACGAGATCCCCAACGAAGAGTCCTCGGCGGGTATCGGCTTCGTCGTCAAACAGCGTTCCCGGACTCCGATGCGGGTGCGGGCGGCGTACTGCGATGACACCGATATCGCTGATCTCGTCCGTCTCGCCGGGTGGCCGCACACCGAACTCGCCACCACCGGGTGA
- a CDS encoding GGDEF domain-containing protein, giving the protein MFHPLLDLPAALAAGLLLAAAVALASRHRLRTLRHELAALRRAALLDPLTGLANRAGLTQAWTHLAPTKPHVAVIDLDGFKPINDTHGHAAGDILLTTIAHRLHTINGVAARLGGDEFAALISHPNPTTVATRLARTIAAPVRLPNGATVRVTASIGLAPTTAGDLPAALAAADAAMLRAKTSKTGPALYDPARDDHTTADLRPGVRTRDLPTPNPWGLPVPEAIT; this is encoded by the coding sequence ATGTTTCATCCACTGCTCGACCTACCCGCCGCTCTCGCTGCCGGTCTGCTCCTGGCCGCCGCTGTCGCCCTGGCCTCCCGGCACCGGTTGCGGACCCTGCGCCACGAACTCGCCGCGCTGCGCCGCGCCGCCCTGCTCGATCCGCTGACCGGCCTCGCGAACCGCGCCGGACTCACCCAGGCATGGACACACCTCGCCCCCACCAAGCCGCATGTGGCCGTGATCGACCTTGACGGCTTCAAACCCATCAACGACACCCACGGCCACGCTGCCGGCGACATCCTGCTCACCACCATCGCCCACCGCCTCCACACGATCAACGGCGTAGCAGCCCGTCTCGGCGGAGACGAATTCGCCGCCCTCATCAGCCACCCCAACCCCACCACCGTCGCCACCCGCCTCGCCCGCACGATCGCTGCCCCTGTCCGACTGCCGAACGGGGCCACGGTCCGTGTCACCGCGAGCATCGGCCTCGCCCCCACCACTGCTGGTGACCTACCCGCCGCCCTCGCCGCCGCTGACGCCGCCATGCTCCGCGCCAAAACCAGCAAAACCGGCCCCGCCCTCTACGACCCCGCCCGCGACGACCACACCACCGCCGATCTTCGGCCGGGCGTGCGGACCCGAGACCTCCCCACCCCTAACCCCTGGGGCCTACCCGTACCGGAGGCCATCACATGA
- a CDS encoding replication initiator yields the protein MRSPAYKTWRAGVESVKGCLQPVRLTGTWEVRHAGSGDLITSRQGKVWSSCGTRRAAVCPSCADRYAADAWHLIHAGMNGGKGVPDTVARSPRLFATLTAPSFGPVHNRPGRRPCTCGRWHPEGHPLLASPINPDTYDYTGAVLWQAHSGQLWHRFTIALRRAVAAAGGLTVRESSNHLRISYAKVAEYQRRGLVHFHAVIRADGPTGPDTPPPTWLTADVLTDAVHTAASSVRVDTPRPDGTPLPLRWGTQVDIKDITATDLDLPDNTDDDGDQVVADTRLAGYIAKYATKGTGATDTGDRRIRSQTHIDQLRVSNHHRAMIQTAWDLGGQEQYADLKLRHWAHMLGFRGHFLTKARRYSVTFKQLRAERQAHQLHAALTDAGLPDDTDVIVINDWQILGIGHDTPEQLELATAIGDRIRRNAQQARKERL from the coding sequence ATGCGCAGCCCCGCCTACAAAACCTGGCGCGCCGGAGTCGAAAGCGTCAAAGGCTGCCTCCAACCGGTCCGGCTTACCGGCACCTGGGAAGTCCGGCACGCCGGCAGCGGTGACCTGATCACCTCCCGGCAAGGCAAGGTGTGGTCGTCCTGCGGCACCCGCCGCGCCGCCGTCTGCCCCTCCTGCGCCGACCGCTACGCCGCCGACGCCTGGCACCTCATCCACGCCGGCATGAACGGCGGCAAAGGTGTCCCCGACACGGTGGCCCGCTCACCGCGGCTGTTCGCCACCCTCACCGCCCCGTCCTTCGGCCCCGTCCACAACCGCCCCGGCCGGCGGCCCTGCACCTGCGGACGCTGGCACCCCGAAGGACATCCGCTCCTAGCCAGCCCCATCAACCCCGACACCTACGATTACACCGGGGCCGTGCTGTGGCAGGCCCACAGCGGCCAACTCTGGCACCGCTTCACCATCGCCCTACGCCGCGCCGTCGCCGCTGCTGGTGGCCTCACCGTCCGCGAATCCAGCAACCACCTGCGCATCTCCTACGCCAAAGTGGCCGAATACCAGCGACGGGGCCTGGTTCACTTTCACGCCGTGATCCGTGCGGACGGACCCACCGGCCCCGACACACCACCCCCCACCTGGCTCACCGCCGACGTCCTCACCGACGCCGTACACACCGCAGCCTCGTCCGTCCGGGTCGACACCCCTCGACCCGACGGAACACCACTACCCCTGCGCTGGGGCACCCAGGTCGACATCAAAGACATCACCGCCACCGACCTCGACCTCCCCGACAACACAGACGACGACGGGGACCAGGTGGTCGCTGACACCCGCCTCGCCGGCTACATCGCCAAGTACGCCACCAAAGGCACCGGCGCTACCGACACCGGAGACCGGCGCATCCGCTCCCAGACGCACATCGACCAACTACGCGTCTCGAACCACCACCGGGCCATGATCCAAACCGCGTGGGACCTCGGTGGCCAGGAACAGTACGCCGATCTGAAACTGCGGCACTGGGCACACATGCTCGGCTTCCGAGGCCACTTCCTCACCAAAGCCCGCCGCTACTCAGTCACCTTCAAACAGCTCCGCGCGGAGCGTCAGGCCCACCAGCTCCACGCCGCCCTCACCGACGCCGGCCTCCCCGACGACACCGACGTCATCGTCATCAACGACTGGCAGATCCTCGGCATCGGCCACGACACCCCCGAACAACTCGAACTCGCCACCGCCATCGGCGACCGCATCCGACGCAACGCACAACAAGCCAGAAAGGAAAGATTGTGA
- a CDS encoding tyrosine-type recombinase/integrase, which translates to MAHVEDRWYDTIRHPGGRTERVKSELFGKGLRYRVRYIAPDGRERSKSFPDRGKRDADAFLVSVESDKLRGSYIDPSAGRITFREYAEEWLRTRAFDESTRESTEYRVRKHLMPFFGDRQLSSIKPGQVREWDRSMVGKLALATRAVVFAHLRTILAAAVDDERIAKNPCSARSVTPPRPPERKVVPWKVSTVSGIRAALPRRYRPAADLGAGCGMRQGEIFGLGVDDLDLDSGWVHVVRQLKLVRSRLVFGLPKNDRDRRIPLPVTVVDALREHLAWCKPVELTLPWEDPFSDERVTVPLVLTTPRKGAINRGTFDAKAWKPAVTAVGLVPTRATGMHALRHFYASALLDAGESIKALAAYLGHADPGFTLRVYTHLMPTSEERTRRAIDDLFEDTRVGPDGLTTA; encoded by the coding sequence ATGGCCCATGTTGAAGATCGCTGGTACGACACGATTCGCCATCCGGGCGGGCGTACTGAACGCGTCAAATCGGAACTGTTTGGTAAAGGGCTGCGTTATCGTGTCCGCTATATCGCACCGGATGGCCGGGAGCGATCAAAGTCGTTCCCCGACCGGGGCAAGCGTGATGCCGATGCATTCCTTGTCTCAGTCGAGTCAGACAAGCTCCGAGGTTCCTACATCGATCCATCTGCGGGCCGGATTACCTTTCGCGAGTACGCGGAAGAGTGGCTGCGTACCCGGGCGTTCGATGAGTCGACCCGTGAGTCGACGGAGTATAGGGTGCGCAAGCACCTGATGCCGTTCTTTGGTGATCGGCAACTTTCCTCGATCAAGCCCGGTCAAGTCCGTGAGTGGGATCGAAGTATGGTCGGCAAGCTCGCCCTGGCGACCCGCGCCGTGGTGTTCGCGCACTTGCGTACGATTCTCGCTGCTGCTGTGGATGACGAGCGGATCGCCAAAAACCCGTGCTCGGCCCGGTCAGTGACCCCGCCTCGCCCGCCGGAGCGCAAGGTCGTGCCGTGGAAGGTCAGCACCGTTTCCGGCATTCGGGCCGCGTTGCCTCGCCGGTATCGTCCGGCCGCTGACCTTGGAGCGGGTTGCGGCATGCGGCAGGGTGAGATCTTTGGTTTGGGCGTGGATGACCTTGACCTTGATTCGGGCTGGGTCCATGTGGTTCGGCAGCTCAAGCTCGTGCGGTCGCGTCTGGTCTTTGGGCTACCGAAGAACGATCGGGACCGGCGTATCCCGTTGCCTGTGACGGTGGTGGACGCTCTGCGGGAGCACCTCGCCTGGTGCAAGCCAGTAGAACTCACCCTGCCGTGGGAGGACCCATTCAGCGACGAACGGGTCACTGTGCCACTCGTGTTGACCACTCCGCGTAAGGGTGCGATCAATCGAGGCACTTTCGATGCCAAGGCTTGGAAGCCTGCGGTGACTGCCGTAGGGCTCGTGCCGACCAGGGCGACGGGCATGCACGCGCTACGCCACTTCTATGCCTCGGCCTTGCTCGATGCGGGGGAGAGCATCAAGGCGTTGGCGGCGTACCTCGGCCACGCTGACCCCGGCTTCACGCTTCGGGTCTACACGCACCTCATGCCGACGAGTGAGGAGCGCACCCGCCGGGCGATTGATGACCTGTTCGAGGACACCCGCGTCGGTCCTGACGGCCTGACGACGGCCTGA
- a CDS encoding class I SAM-dependent methyltransferase — MAKPTRWVTDTGPEHSQWYIDRFRRLAAEGADLAGEARLVDALVPPGSRILDAGCGTGRVGAALAARGHTVVGVDADPVLVEAAGATYPGPRWLVGDLAELDLAAAGEPEPFDVAVIAGNVMTFVAPGTEADVLRRVAAHLRPDGLVAVGFGTDRGYQLSAFDDDTAVAGLHLEHRFATWDLRPWRKESDFAVSLLRRPAD; from the coding sequence ATGGCGAAGCCGACCCGATGGGTGACCGACACCGGCCCTGAGCACTCCCAGTGGTACATCGACCGATTCCGTCGGTTAGCCGCGGAAGGAGCAGACCTCGCCGGGGAAGCCCGGCTGGTTGACGCCCTGGTGCCGCCCGGCTCCCGGATTCTCGATGCCGGCTGCGGCACAGGTCGGGTCGGGGCCGCGCTGGCTGCGCGGGGCCACACGGTGGTCGGCGTTGATGCCGATCCTGTCCTGGTCGAAGCGGCGGGGGCCACCTATCCCGGCCCCCGCTGGCTCGTCGGTGACCTGGCTGAACTGGACCTGGCCGCCGCCGGAGAGCCGGAGCCGTTCGACGTCGCTGTGATCGCCGGTAACGTGATGACTTTCGTCGCTCCGGGTACCGAGGCGGATGTACTCCGCCGGGTTGCGGCGCACCTGCGTCCCGACGGCCTGGTGGCGGTCGGATTCGGTACCGACCGCGGGTACCAGCTGTCGGCGTTCGACGACGACACGGCCGTCGCCGGGCTGCACCTCGAGCACCGCTTCGCCACCTGGGATCTGCGCCCGTGGCGAAAGGAGAGCGATTTCGCGGTTAGCCTGCTCCGCCGCCCCGCTGACTGA
- the npdG gene encoding NADPH-dependent F420 reductase, with product MAYDASNLPDVSGLTVGIVGGTGDQGRGLAYRFARAGQAVLIGSRSAERAARSAAEIASSPGLPVGASISGAANEEIARRSDVVVIAVPWDGHASIVGTLAEPLAGKIVVDCVNPLGFDKHGPYALAVEEGSAAQQAAALLPQSRVCAAFNHVSAPLLVDPQIDRIELDVLICTEERELVGIVGALAARIPGMRGIYAGRLRNAHQIEALTANLIAINKRYKAHAGIRVTDL from the coding sequence ATGGCTTACGACGCGAGCAACCTACCCGACGTGTCCGGGCTCACTGTCGGCATCGTCGGTGGCACCGGCGACCAGGGGCGCGGTCTCGCCTACCGGTTCGCCCGCGCCGGCCAGGCCGTGCTGATCGGTTCCCGTTCGGCCGAGCGGGCCGCCCGGTCTGCTGCGGAGATCGCCTCGTCACCTGGACTGCCGGTCGGCGCGAGTATCAGTGGGGCGGCCAACGAGGAAATCGCTCGGCGCAGCGATGTGGTGGTCATCGCGGTGCCGTGGGACGGTCACGCCAGCATCGTCGGTACGCTTGCCGAGCCCCTCGCAGGCAAGATCGTGGTTGACTGCGTCAACCCACTCGGTTTCGACAAGCATGGCCCGTATGCCCTGGCCGTCGAGGAGGGCAGCGCCGCCCAGCAGGCCGCCGCGCTGCTGCCACAGTCGCGGGTGTGCGCGGCGTTCAACCACGTCAGCGCCCCGCTACTGGTGGATCCACAGATCGATCGGATCGAGCTGGACGTGCTGATCTGCACCGAGGAACGGGAACTGGTGGGCATCGTCGGTGCCCTCGCCGCCCGGATCCCCGGCATGCGAGGTATCTATGCCGGCCGGCTGCGGAACGCTCACCAGATCGAGGCTCTCACGGCGAACCTGATCGCCATCAACAAGCGTTACAAGGCCCACGCCGGCATCCGTGTCACGGACCTCTGA
- the panB gene encoding 3-methyl-2-oxobutanoate hydroxymethyltransferase yields MLESHAPEVTALYGGPATRRVRARDLLAAKERGERWPMLTSYDQYTAAIFDAAGIPVLLVGDSAANNVFGYETTLPVTAEELLPLVRAVVRATRQTLVVGDLPFGSYEEGPAAALRTAVRFMKEGGCHAVKLEGGRHCAEQIAAIVRAGIPVMAHVGFTPQREHTLGGYRVQGRGDTAEEVVADARAVADAGAFAVVLEMVPGDVAKRITAELTIPTVGIGAGPDTDAQVLVWQDMAGLRTGRTPRFVKRYANLADTLGEATRRFADEVREGGFPTAEHTF; encoded by the coding sequence ATGCTCGAATCCCACGCACCCGAGGTGACCGCCCTCTACGGCGGGCCGGCGACCCGGCGGGTCCGCGCCCGCGACCTACTCGCCGCGAAGGAACGCGGCGAGCGGTGGCCGATGCTCACGTCGTACGACCAGTACACGGCGGCGATTTTCGACGCCGCCGGAATCCCGGTGCTGCTGGTCGGCGACTCGGCTGCGAACAACGTCTTCGGTTACGAGACAACGCTGCCGGTGACCGCCGAGGAACTGCTGCCTCTGGTCCGGGCCGTGGTCCGGGCCACCCGGCAGACACTGGTCGTCGGCGACCTGCCGTTCGGCTCCTACGAGGAGGGCCCGGCGGCGGCCCTGCGCACCGCCGTACGGTTCATGAAGGAGGGCGGCTGCCACGCGGTGAAACTGGAGGGTGGTCGCCACTGCGCGGAGCAGATCGCCGCAATCGTTCGAGCTGGTATCCCGGTGATGGCGCACGTGGGCTTCACCCCGCAGCGGGAACACACCCTCGGCGGCTACCGGGTCCAGGGCCGCGGCGACACCGCCGAGGAGGTGGTCGCCGATGCCCGCGCGGTTGCCGACGCGGGCGCCTTCGCCGTGGTGCTGGAGATGGTGCCCGGCGACGTGGCCAAACGGATCACCGCCGAGTTGACCATCCCGACCGTGGGCATCGGCGCCGGGCCGGATACCGACGCCCAGGTGCTGGTCTGGCAGGACATGGCCGGCCTGCGTACCGGCCGGACGCCTCGCTTCGTGAAGCGCTACGCCAATCTGGCCGACACACTGGGCGAGGCGACCCGCCGGTTCGCCGACGAGGTTCGTGAAGGCGGGTTCCCCACCGCCGAACACACCTTCTGA
- a CDS encoding NAD+ synthase: MTTLRLALCQVNPAVGDLAGNATTVREWTRRAADAGAQLVAFPEMMLTGYPVEDLVFRRSFIAASKAALDGLAADLAADGLGNLPVLVGYLDADGPPQVNGDAEPGRGARNAAALLHGGSTIATYFKHHLPNYGVFDEDRYFVPGETLTVVRIGGVDVTLTICEDLWQVGGPFAAARQAGVGLVLNINGSPYELKKDDIRLPLVRRRAAEAGATIAYVNMVGGQDELVFEGDSMIVTAEGTLLARAPQFVEHLLVHDVDLPTATDGPPADVELADGMRVLHRHLESVPAAPTDQRATGGIIEPAADEAEGWQALLLGLRDYVDKNRFPSVVLGLSGGIDSAVVAALAVDALGPDRVVGVSLPSQHSSEHSREDATELAKRTGLDYRVEPIQPIVDTVLANLSLSGLSVENLQARVRGVILMALSNQEGHLVLTTGNKSELAVGYSTLYGDSVGGFNPIKDVWKTQVWQLAKWRNAEALRRGETPPIPENSIGKPPSAELSPGQLDSDTLPEYDLLDPILIGYIDGDLGRDGLVEAGHDPAVVDQVLRMVDTAEYKRRQSAPGTKISMKAFGRDRRLPITNRWREDG, translated from the coding sequence ATGACCACCCTGCGTCTCGCACTCTGCCAGGTCAACCCGGCTGTCGGTGACCTCGCCGGCAACGCCACGACCGTGCGCGAATGGACCCGCCGCGCCGCCGACGCCGGTGCCCAGCTGGTCGCCTTCCCGGAGATGATGTTGACTGGCTACCCGGTCGAGGACCTGGTCTTCCGTCGGTCCTTCATAGCGGCGTCGAAGGCGGCGCTGGACGGGCTCGCGGCCGACCTCGCCGCAGACGGGTTGGGCAACCTGCCGGTGCTGGTCGGCTACCTGGACGCGGACGGACCACCGCAGGTCAACGGTGACGCCGAGCCGGGTCGCGGGGCGCGCAACGCGGCGGCCCTGCTGCACGGCGGGTCGACCATCGCCACATACTTCAAACACCACCTGCCGAACTACGGCGTCTTCGACGAAGATCGCTACTTCGTGCCGGGCGAGACGCTGACCGTGGTGCGGATCGGTGGGGTGGACGTCACCCTGACAATCTGCGAGGACCTGTGGCAGGTCGGAGGCCCGTTCGCCGCCGCCCGGCAGGCCGGTGTCGGCCTCGTGCTCAACATCAACGGATCACCGTACGAGCTGAAGAAGGACGACATCCGGCTGCCCCTGGTCCGCCGCCGGGCCGCCGAGGCCGGGGCCACCATCGCGTACGTCAACATGGTCGGCGGCCAGGACGAGCTGGTGTTCGAGGGCGACTCCATGATCGTGACAGCGGAGGGAACGCTGCTCGCCCGGGCGCCCCAGTTCGTCGAACACCTACTGGTGCACGACGTGGATCTCCCCACTGCCACGGACGGCCCTCCCGCCGACGTCGAACTGGCCGACGGGATGCGGGTACTCCATCGTCACCTCGAATCGGTGCCGGCCGCGCCCACGGACCAGAGAGCGACCGGCGGGATCATCGAGCCGGCGGCCGACGAGGCGGAGGGGTGGCAGGCGCTGCTGTTGGGCCTGCGCGACTACGTCGACAAGAACCGCTTTCCCTCGGTGGTCCTCGGCCTGTCCGGCGGCATCGACTCGGCGGTCGTCGCGGCCCTGGCAGTGGACGCGCTCGGTCCCGACCGGGTGGTCGGCGTGTCGCTGCCAAGCCAGCACTCCTCCGAACACTCCCGCGAAGACGCGACGGAACTGGCCAAACGCACCGGGCTGGACTACCGGGTCGAGCCGATCCAACCCATCGTCGACACGGTCCTGGCCAACCTGTCGCTCTCCGGTCTCTCGGTGGAGAACCTCCAGGCCCGGGTACGCGGAGTGATCCTGATGGCCCTGTCGAACCAGGAGGGCCACCTGGTGCTGACCACCGGCAACAAGAGCGAGCTGGCGGTCGGCTACTCCACCCTCTACGGGGACTCGGTCGGCGGTTTCAATCCCATCAAGGACGTCTGGAAGACCCAGGTCTGGCAGCTGGCCAAGTGGCGAAACGCCGAAGCCCTCCGCCGCGGGGAGACCCCGCCGATCCCGGAGAACTCGATCGGCAAGCCCCCGTCGGCCGAGCTGAGCCCCGGCCAACTGGACTCCGACACACTGCCGGAGTACGACCTGCTGGACCCGATCCTCATCGGCTACATCGACGGTGACCTGGGGCGGGACGGGCTCGTCGAGGCCGGCCACGACCCGGCGGTCGTAGACCAGGTGCTGCGGATGGTGGATACCGCCGAGTACAAGCGGCGTCAGTCCGCCCCCGGCACGAAAATTTCGATGAAAGCGTTCGGGCGCGACCGCCGGCTGCCGATCACCAACCGGTGGCGGGAGGACGGCTGA
- the glnA gene encoding type I glutamate--ammonia ligase, with the protein MDRQQEFVLRTLEERDIRFVRLWFTDVLGTLKSVSVAPAELEAAFDEGIGFDGSAIEGFARVVESDMVAMPDPTTFQVFPFEGGVSGESARMFCDILLPDGSPSWADPRHVLRRALSRAAEKGFTYYTHPEIEFYLLEDGAPDGSVPTPVDTGGYFEHTTHAVARDFRRQAVLALERIGISVEFSHHEVAPGQQEIDLRYADALNTADNIMTFRHVVKEVALSTGVQATFMPKPFTDQPGSGMHTHLSLFEGERNAFDDSGDPMKLSKVARAFIAGLLAHAREYTAVTNQWVNSYKRLFPQALPDRVTESPAYVCWGHLNRSALVRVPAYGKPNSARVEVRSLDSAANPYLTFAVLLGAGLKGIEEGYELPPGAEDDVWSLTSAERRAMGYEPLPENLAEAIDVMAGSELVAEVLGEHVFDFFLRNKRAEWEQYRREVTPYERKRYLSL; encoded by the coding sequence GTGGACCGTCAGCAGGAGTTCGTCCTCCGCACGCTGGAAGAGCGAGACATCCGGTTCGTCCGGCTGTGGTTCACCGACGTGCTGGGCACGCTGAAGAGCGTGTCGGTGGCCCCCGCCGAGCTGGAGGCCGCGTTCGATGAGGGCATCGGGTTCGACGGTTCGGCGATCGAGGGCTTCGCTCGGGTCGTCGAGTCCGACATGGTGGCCATGCCGGACCCGACAACGTTCCAGGTCTTCCCGTTCGAGGGCGGAGTCAGCGGTGAGAGCGCCCGGATGTTCTGCGACATCCTGCTCCCCGACGGCAGCCCGTCCTGGGCCGACCCGCGACACGTGTTGCGTCGGGCGCTGTCCCGGGCCGCGGAGAAGGGCTTCACCTACTACACCCATCCGGAGATCGAGTTCTATCTGCTGGAGGATGGGGCGCCCGACGGTTCGGTGCCCACGCCGGTCGACACCGGCGGCTACTTCGAGCACACCACCCACGCGGTTGCGCGGGACTTCCGTCGGCAGGCGGTGCTCGCGCTGGAACGGATCGGCATCTCCGTCGAGTTCAGTCATCACGAGGTTGCTCCCGGCCAGCAGGAGATCGACCTGCGGTACGCCGATGCGCTGAACACCGCCGACAACATCATGACGTTCCGGCACGTGGTGAAGGAGGTGGCGCTGTCCACCGGCGTGCAGGCCACCTTCATGCCGAAGCCGTTCACCGACCAGCCGGGCAGTGGCATGCACACCCACCTCTCGCTGTTCGAGGGGGAGCGCAACGCGTTCGACGACTCCGGTGACCCGATGAAGCTGTCCAAGGTGGCCCGCGCGTTCATCGCCGGCCTGCTGGCGCACGCCCGGGAGTACACGGCGGTCACCAACCAGTGGGTCAACTCGTACAAGCGGCTGTTCCCACAGGCCCTGCCGGATCGGGTCACCGAGAGTCCCGCGTACGTCTGCTGGGGGCATCTGAACCGGTCCGCGCTGGTCCGGGTTCCGGCGTACGGTAAGCCGAACTCGGCGCGGGTCGAGGTGCGGTCGCTCGACTCGGCGGCCAACCCCTACCTGACCTTCGCGGTGCTGCTCGGCGCCGGCCTCAAGGGCATCGAGGAGGGGTACGAGCTGCCGCCGGGCGCCGAGGACGACGTGTGGTCGCTGACCAGTGCCGAGCGGCGGGCGATGGGGTACGAGCCGCTGCCGGAGAACCTCGCCGAGGCGATCGATGTGATGGCCGGCTCCGAGTTGGTCGCCGAGGTACTCGGCGAGCACGTCTTCGACTTCTTCCTGCGTAACAAGCGGGCCGAGTGGGAGCAGTACCGCCGCGAGGTCACTCCCTATGAACGGAAGCGCTACCTGTCGCTCTGA
- a CDS encoding S66 peptidase family protein, whose amino-acid sequence MITNEVLRPPALRPGDTVLLVSPSGPTRPERVARGIELLTGWGLRPVPAPNAYARQGYLAGADELRAADLNAAFADPAVRGIICTRGGYGAQRVVDAIDMTAVRRDPKVVAGFSDITALQFALWRGARLVGVHGPVAAWRDERTALDSAQSLHAALTTAAPVTVSARDGEETFGVRVSGRATGRLLGGNLCLIVASLGTADMPDLTGAVLLLEEVQEPPYKIDQMLTQLRRSGVLAGLAGVAVGQFTDCADGWGVDVADVLTDRLGDLGIPLLGGLPIGHGVGQLTVPVGTEAVLDVDAGTLTVAPAVH is encoded by the coding sequence GTGATCACGAACGAGGTCCTCCGCCCGCCCGCGCTGCGCCCGGGCGACACCGTGCTCTTGGTGTCGCCGTCCGGGCCCACCCGGCCGGAACGGGTAGCTCGTGGCATCGAGCTGCTCACCGGCTGGGGGCTGCGGCCGGTGCCCGCCCCGAACGCGTACGCCCGGCAGGGCTATCTCGCCGGCGCGGACGAGTTACGGGCGGCGGACCTGAACGCGGCGTTCGCCGACCCCGCTGTCCGGGGAATCATCTGCACCCGTGGCGGGTACGGGGCGCAGCGCGTGGTCGACGCCATCGACATGACCGCCGTACGCCGGGATCCGAAGGTGGTGGCCGGCTTCTCCGACATCACGGCCCTCCAGTTCGCGTTGTGGCGGGGCGCCCGGTTGGTGGGGGTGCACGGCCCCGTTGCGGCCTGGCGGGACGAGCGGACGGCGCTGGACTCCGCACAGTCGCTGCACGCCGCGCTGACGACCGCCGCGCCGGTGACCGTGTCCGCCCGGGACGGCGAGGAGACCTTCGGCGTCCGGGTCTCCGGGCGGGCCACCGGCCGGCTACTCGGTGGCAATCTCTGCCTGATCGTGGCGTCGCTCGGTACGGCGGACATGCCGGACCTGACCGGCGCGGTGCTGCTGCTCGAGGAGGTGCAGGAGCCCCCGTACAAGATCGACCAGATGCTCACCCAACTCCGCCGCTCCGGGGTGCTGGCCGGGCTGGCCGGAGTGGCGGTCGGCCAGTTCACCGACTGCGCCGACGGGTGGGGCGTGGACGTCGCCGACGTGCTCACCGACCGCCTCGGTGACCTCGGCATCCCACTCCTGGGCGGACTGCCGATCGGGCATGGGGTGGGCCAGCTCACCGTCCCGGTCGGCACCGAGGCAGTCCTGGACGTCGACGCCGGCACGCTCACCGTCGCCCCGGCGGTCCACTGA